A section of the Acidobacteriota bacterium genome encodes:
- a CDS encoding phenylalanine--tRNA ligase beta subunit-related protein: MSTHDAPQILDPRKDLDLQLPGWELFWARLEAEEENEEARNAMHRKVAEEARERWSGVPVAKDPVVAAVRKRFREAGCDPTRYRPSSEALLRRLLKDEELPRIHPLVDVNNFLSVRLMVPCCVLAEGSFTPPLTLRAGAEDESMESLRGPFSLGGKPLLEDAEGPFGTPITDGVRVKVLRSTAAVWLVAYLPEDLLVPEQAAAELDAILRHAPLARRTH, from the coding sequence ATGAGCACCCACGACGCGCCCCAGATCCTCGACCCCCGCAAAGACCTCGACCTCCAGCTCCCCGGCTGGGAGCTCTTCTGGGCCCGGCTGGAAGCAGAGGAAGAGAACGAAGAAGCGCGGAATGCCATGCACCGGAAGGTGGCTGAGGAAGCGCGGGAGCGCTGGAGCGGCGTCCCGGTGGCAAAGGATCCGGTGGTGGCGGCGGTGCGCAAGCGGTTTCGCGAGGCGGGCTGCGATCCCACCCGCTACCGGCCCTCGTCGGAAGCGCTGCTGCGGCGGCTGCTCAAGGACGAAGAGCTACCGCGGATCCACCCGCTGGTGGACGTCAACAACTTTCTCTCCGTCCGGCTCATGGTTCCCTGCTGCGTCCTCGCCGAGGGCAGCTTCACCCCGCCCCTGACCCTGCGGGCCGGCGCGGAGGACGAATCCATGGAATCCCTCCGCGGCCCCTTCTCCCTCGGCGGCAAGCCGCTGCTGGAAGACGCTGAAGGCCCCTTCGGCACCCCCATCACCGACGGCGTCCGGGTCAAGGTCCTGCGGTCGACCGCCGCGGTGTGGCTGGTGGCCTACTTGCCGGAGGACCTCCTGGTCCCGGAACAGGCCGCCGCCGAGCTCGACGCCATCCTGCGGCACGCGCCGCTGGCCCGCCGGACTCACTGA